The following is a genomic window from Alkaliphilus sp. B6464.
AGCATTTGGTCTGTACTCCATTAACTATTAATGAATATATAATTTCTAAGGTAATTTCTCTTTCGGTTCTATCCTTGGCTACAAGTTTGGTTATTGTATTTTTTGCATATGAATACCATGTAAATTATTTTTTATTAGTAACAGGCGTAGCTATAACTTCTTTTCTTTTTATTTTAATTGGTATAGTAGCGGTAGCTCGATTTAACACAGTTAATCGTTATATGTGGAGTTCAATTCCTTACATTATGGTGTTGTTTTTACCCTTGCTAGAGCACTTTTCTATAATTGAAAGTCCTTTGTTTTATATTTTTCCTACCTATGCTTCTTTGTTGTTGATAAGAGGGGCCTTTTATTCAATTAAGTTATGGCAATTTTTATATAGTGTTGTTTATTTGATGCTTTGGATTTTTCTAGTTTATAAATGGTCATATGCTTGGTTTTATAAATACATCATATTAGACCAGGGGGGAAAATAAGATGAAAAAGTTTCTTAAATTAATGATTAATGATATAAGGAATATGACAAGAGAACCTATGTTTATTTTAATGACTATAGGGCCTTTTATTTTAGCATTAATAGGACGTTATGGTATTCCCGTAATATCAAGGAAATTTAAACCCTATATTAATCTTGCTGCTCACTATAATATCATTTCAGCTTATTTTTTAGCTTTTCCAGCCTTGTTAATAGGGGTAATGATAGGTCTTTTATTGCTGGATGAAAAAGATGATGGTGTACATTTAGCGTTAATGACTACTCCACTTGAGAAAAAAGGATATATAGCATATAGATTGCTTTTTCCTACAATAATTAGTTTTTTCTATGCCATAGTTATATTACCTATTGTAGGTTTCACTTCTATCTCTTTTATACCCACTCTATTAATTGCTACTATGATGTCCTTAGAGGCACCAATGGCTGCTTTATTTATATCAAGCTTTGCAAGTAATAAAATAGAGGGATTAACATTGTCGAAAACATTAAGTGTTTTAATTTTATCACCTTTATTAGGATATATACTAAAGTCAATATGGCGATGGACTGGAGCTATATTTCCATATTATTGGTCAATACTATCGGTTGTTAGAGCAGTTGAAGGAGGAATAGAATTTTGGCTTTTTATTGTTATTGGAATGATTAATCATATCCTAATTTTAACAGTGCTTATAAAGCGGTTTAACCGCAACATATGCTAGAATTCATTTGATTAAAATAAGATATATATGACAAACATATATATCTTATTTTTTTATTTTATAAATTAGATTTTCCAATTTAGCAAATCAATTAACATCAAGTTAATATAAAATTAATTATCCTAACAAAGAAACCAAGTATACTGAACATTGTGGACAACTTTGCTTTGGAATGGGAATTGCAATGGGATTTAAAATAGTTAACACAAACATAACATGCGATTAACAAATATAACAGAGGATTAACTTAGGGTTAACCATTAAAAAGCAGCAGGATATTATAATTAATTTGTAAGGTAGGGAATACAAATTAAAACATTGGGATTACGAAGGGAGAATGTAAATTGAAAAAAATAGCTTTATTATTAGCATTGGTAATGGCGGCGTCAGTAGCATTAATAGGTTGTGGAAAAGATACACCAACCAACAAAGATAACAATTCAGGTTCTGTAGAGCAAAATGAAAATAATGGAGTTGATTTTAGTAAATTAGTAGAGATTAAGGGTTCTGATACTATGGTTAACCTTGGACAATTATGGGCAGAACAATTTATGGATAAAAACCCAGAGGCTCAACTGGCAGTTACAGGTGGAGGATCTGGTACAGGAATTGCAGCAATTATTAACGGAACTGCTGATATTGCACAGTCATCTAGACAAATAAAGGATAAGG
Proteins encoded in this region:
- a CDS encoding fluoroquinolone export ABC transporter permease subunit, which translates into the protein MKRLINSIKGDIALQIKYGFYTVYIVITLIYILILRYLPIELVSKGIIFVILQDPSVLGFFFIGAIILLEKSENVIEHLVCTPLTINEYIISKVISLSVLSLATSLVIVFFAYEYHVNYFLLVTGVAITSFLFILIGIVAVARFNTVNRYMWSSIPYIMVLFLPLLEHFSIIESPLFYIFPTYASLLLIRGAFYSIKLWQFLYSVVYLMLWIFLVYKWSYAWFYKYIILDQGGK